One genomic segment of Centroberyx gerrardi isolate f3 chromosome 4, fCenGer3.hap1.cur.20231027, whole genome shotgun sequence includes these proteins:
- the ambra1b gene encoding activating molecule in BECN1-regulated autophagy protein 1B isoform X3 yields the protein MASRQRNSVRILSNRERGSQTFGSQRLLQQLVEEKVRWMKWQSQKVELPDSPRSTFLLAFSPDRTLMASTHVNHNIYITEVKTGKCLHSLVGHRRTPWCVTFHPTIPGLVASGCLDGEVRIWDLHGGSESWFTESNVAIASLAFHPTAQLLLIATNNELHFWDWSRPEPFAVVKTGSDTERVRLVRFDPLGHNLLTAIVNPSNQQNEEDSEVPMDSVEMPHFRQRSFLPSQPVRRTPILHNFLHILSSRSPGAQAGGEQPRPIGEGGGTVGESPSLPLAQYPSSERGPPFPGCTQHLGMVCLCSRCSVSRSPSLVADSSSASPSDPRVTSDTPQPPPASTFSSARTEPRQPSERPSAFTSVYYSAGTSLHRTTPSGTEPHPSARPGPDWTRSLLNMREGGAGASMLPPRTSSSSSVSLLSVLRQQDASSHSPVYTSATEGRGFPTQGAEPGSRGGAGTSSGHHPFWDGSRSNTASFRNVLQCNLSRYFMEFDRMQDLESPLGGSVGDGSQEQSQELLNNNMDPDRPGPSSSSSSPTIIHYQPPLPPPPSNSLENNVPPAASRGHLNRCRACHNLLTFNHDSQRWERTSQTSSTSASTLEPTSSSSSFSSSSPWQHEEGRRALEAQTQERRAPPEPSEQQLPAAGAGGGAGTVAFPIAPSSSQPGEQTVGLVYNQDTAQWERVYRQAAASRSAEPPEALSQEMPVDPPDEDSLRRRLLESSLLSLSRYDMAGSRDHPIYPDPASDNGDRARHRTPRNARMSAPSLGRFVPRRFLLPEYLPYAGIFHERGQPGLATHSSVNRVLAGASIGDGQSAVASNIANTTYRLQWWDFTKFDLPEISNASVNVLVPNCKIYNDASCDISADGQLLAVFIPSSQRGFPDEGILAVYSLAPHNLGEMLYTKRFGPNAISVSLSPMGCYVMVGLASRRILLHPTTDHMVAQVFRLQQPHGGETSIRMVFNVVYPMAPDQRRHVSINSARWLPDPGMGLAYGTNKGDLVICRPVFYRSDGESPGESSSEPLFSVNNSGTSRTRGSDRPGPSRSGWRLDRDMGLMNAIGLQPRHPAPSVTSQGTQTPIIQLQNAETQTERDLSEPSVSQPALTDGPQEGPSTSRGSEGPLEPSQTGRAQDGSQGDASAEANTSTANTGESPEFGSGEDALARIRRLIAEGGMTAVVQREQSTTMASMGGFGNNIIVSHRIHRGSQTGTGANRPPADPSMPASSSSGPLLLTLPQAQTQPYPQHQAQHQAQHQAQHQAQHQAQHQAQHQASSPSAEQLAPMWGPPLPAPQPPRLPLAVDMDDVFDGGRTDDDSLPGPSSSSLLLSSPSSSSSSSSSHSPLPNSNNSRASPNGYPGDPYSR from the exons ATGGCGTCCCGCCAGAGGAACTCGGTCCGGATCCTGTCCAACCGGGAGCGAGGCTCCCAGACGTTCGGCTCCCAGCggctcctgcagcagctggtggaggagaaagTCCGCTGGATGAAATGGCAGAGTCAG AAAGTGGAGCTGCCGGACAGCCCTCGATCAACGTTCCTGCTGGCCTTCAGCCCTGACCG GACTCTTATGGCTTCCACACACGTCAATCACAACATTTACATAACGGAGGTGAAGACTGGAAAGTGCCTGCATTCCCTAGTGGGCCACCGTAGAACCCCCTGGTGTGTGACCTTTCACCCCACCATCCCCGGCCTGGTGGCCTCCGGGTGCCTTGACGGCGAAGTCCGCATCTGGGACCTGCAT GGTGGGAGTGAGAGTTGGTTTACAGAGAGTAATGTTGCCATCGCCTCCCTGGCCTTCCACCCGactgctcagctcctcctgATCGCCACCAACAACGAGCTCCACTTCTGGGACTGGAGCCGACCCGAGCCCTTTGCCGTGGTCAAGACCGGCAGCGACACAGAGAGAGTCCG GTTGGTGAGGTTTGACCCTCTGGGTCACAACCTGCTGACAGCGATAGTGAACCCGTCCAATCAGCAG AATGAGGAGGACTCTGAGGTTCCTATGGACAGCGTTGAGATGCCTCACTTCCGCCAGCGCTCCTTCCTGCCCTCCCAGCCGGTTCGCCGCACACCCATCCTCCACAACTTTCTCCACATCCTGTCGTCGCGCTCTCCAGGGGCTCAGGCCGGAGGCGAGCAGCCGCGCCCCATCGGTGAAGGTGGCGGCACTGTGGGAGAATCTCCCAGCTTGCCTCTGGCCCAGTACCCCAGCTCCGAGCGCGGGCCTCCCTTCCCTGGCTGCACCCAGCACCTGGGCATGGTCTGCCTGTGTAGTCGCTGCTCCGTCAGTCGCAGCCCCTCCCTGGTGGCCGATAGTTCCTCTGCCAGCCCCTCTGATCCCAGGGTGACGTCTGACACTCCCCAGCCTCCCCCCGCTTCCACCTTCTCCTCGGCCCGTACGGAGCCCAGACAGCCCTCGGAGCGCCCCTCGGCCTTCACCTCGGTCTACTACAGCGCCGGCACTTCTCTTCACCGCACCACACCGAGCGGCACCGAGCCCCACCCCTCTGCCAGGCCGGGACCCGACTGGACACGCAGCCTGCTGAACATGAGGGAGGGCGGGGCTGGAGCCAGCATGCTGCCTCCCAGaaccagctcctcctcctccgtcagcCTCCTGTCAGTGCTCCGTCAGCAGGACGCCTCGTCTCACTCCCCCGTCTACACCTCAGCCACTGAGGGGAGGGGCTTCCCCACACAGGGAGCCGAGCCCGGGAGCAGAGGAGGCGCCGGTACAAGCAGCGGGCATCACCCGTTCTGGGACGGCTCCCGCAGCAACACGGCCTCCTTCCGCAACGTGCTGCAGTGCAACTTGAGCCGCTACTTCATGGAGTTTGACCGCATGCAGGACCTGGAGTCTCCACTAGGGGGCAGCGTGGGGGACGGCAGCCAGGAGCAGAGCCAAGAATTGCTGAACAATAACATGGACCCAGACAGACCCgggccttcctcctcctcctcctcccctaccATCATCCACtaccagccccccctcccccctcctccctcaaaCAGCTTGGAGAACAAtgttcctcctgcagcctctcgAGGCCATCTGAACCGCTGCCGGGCCTGCCACAACCTGCTCACCTTCAACCATGACTCTCAGCGCTGGGAGCGCACCAGCCagacctcctccacctccgcctccaCCCTGGAGCCcacttcttcatcctcctccttctcttcctcctccccttggCAACATGAAGAGGGCAGGAGGGCGCTAGAGGCCCAGACCCAGGAGAGGAGGGCGCCTCCGGAGCCCAGCGAGCAGCAGCTGCCTGCTGcaggggcaggtggaggagcaggaacAGTGGCCTTCCCCATTGCCCCTTCCTCCAGCCAGCCTGGCGAGCAGACGGTGGGCTTGGTGTACAACCAGGACACGGCGCAGTGGGAGAGGGTGTATCGGCAGGCCGCTGCTAGCCGATCGGCAGAGCCACCGGAGGCCTTAAGCCAAGAAATGCCTGTCGACCCCCCAGATGAAGACTCACTGAGGAG GAGACTGTTGGAATCATCTCTGTTGTCTTTGTCTCGCTATGACATGGCAGGATCCAGAGACCACCCCATTTACCCCGATCCAGCCAG tgATAATGGAGACCGAGCGAGGCACAGGACGCCGCGGAACGCCAGAATGTCTGCGCCCTCGCTGGGTCGCTTTGTCCCACG GCGCTTCCTTCTTCCTGAGTACCTGCCCTACGCTGGAATCTTCCATGAGAGGGGGCAGCCTGGCCTGGCCACACACTCCTCTGTCAACAGAGTGCTAGCCG GGGCGTCGATTGGAGACGGCCAGTCTGCGGTCGCCAGCAACATCGCCAACACCACCTACCGACTGCAGTGGTGGGACTTCACCAAATTTGACCTTCCTGAGATCAGCAATG CCTCAGTCAACGTTCTGGTGCCAAACTGTAAGATCTACAACGATGCGAGTTGTGACATCTCTGCAGACGGCCAGCTGTTGGCGGTCTTCATCCCCAGCAGTCAGCGGGGTTTTCCAGACGAGGGCATCCTGGCCGTCTACTCTCTGGCTCCTCACAACCTGGGAGAGATGCTCTACACCAAGAGATTTG GTCCGAATGCGATCTCAGTCAGCCTGTCTCCGATGGGCTGCTATGTGATGGTCGGCCTGGCCTCCCGCAGGATCCTGCTGCATCCCACCACCGACCACATGGTGGCGCAAGTCTTCCGCCTGCAGCAGCCACATGGAGGAGAGACCTCCATCAGG ATGGTGTTCAACGTGGTTTACCCCATGGCTCCGGACCAGAGACGCCACGTCAGTATCAACTCGGCTCGCTGGCTGCCCGACCCGGGGATGGGCCTGGCTTATGGAACCAACAAGGGAGACCTGGTCATCTGCCGGCCCGT GTTCTACCGGAGCGACGGGGAGAGCCCAGGAGAATCCAGCAGCGAACCTTTATTCTCCGTCAACAACAGTGGAACCAGCCGGACCCGCGGGTCTGACAGACCAGG GCCAAGTCGCTCTGGCTGGAGACTGGACAGAGATATGGGTTTGATGAATGCGATTGGCCTTCAGCCCAGACACCCCGCCCCTTCAGTGACATCACAAGGAACTCAGACGCCAATCATCCAGCTGCAGAACGCTGAGACGCAAACAGAGAGGGATCTATCAGAGCCGAGCGTCTCCCAGCCAGCACTCA CAGATGGCCCTCAGGAGGGTCCGTCCACAAGCCGAGGTTCTGAGGGGCCGCTAGAGCCGTCCCAAACCGGCAGAGCCCAGGACGGGTCCCAGGGGGACGCCTCAGCAGAAGCTAACACATCCACAGCTAACACTG GAGAGTCTCCAGAGTTCGGTTCAGGAGAAGACGCTCTGGCACGAATCCGCCGGCTGATCGCTGAAGGCGGCATGACCGCTGTGGTCCAGCGGGAGCAGAGCACCACCATGGCCTCCATGGGCGGCTTTGGAAACAACATTATCGTCAGCCATCGCATCCACCGTGGCTCCCAGACCGGCACAGGAGCCAACCGCCCCCCCGCCGACCCCTCCATgccagcctcctcttcctcaggtcCTCTCCTGCTCACCTTGCCCCAGGCCCAGACCCAGCCCTACCCCCAGCACCAGGCCCAGCACCAGGCCCAGCACCAGGCCCAGCACCAGGCCCAGCACCAGGCCCAGCACCAGGCCCAGCACCAGGCTTCCAGCCCCTCTGCGGAGCAGCTGGCCCCCATGTGGGGCCCCCCGCTGCCCGCCCCCCAGCCCCCCCGCCTGCCTCTGGCTGTGGACATGGACGATGTGTTTGATGGGGGACGGACGGACGATGACTCCCTGCCTggtccctcctcttcctccctgctcttgtcttccccctcttcatcttcttcatcttcatcctctcaTAGTCCCCTccccaacagcaacaacagccgCGCTAGCCCAAACGGTTACCCTGGCGACCCTTACAGCAGGTAG
- the ambra1b gene encoding activating molecule in BECN1-regulated autophagy protein 1B isoform X2: MASRQRNSVRILSNRERGSQTFGSQRLLQQLVEEKVRWMKWQSQKVELPDSPRSTFLLAFSPDRTLMASTHVNHNIYITEVKTGKCLHSLVGHRRTPWCVTFHPTIPGLVASGCLDGEVRIWDLHGGSESWFTESNVAIASLAFHPTAQLLLIATNNELHFWDWSRPEPFAVVKTGSDTERVRLVRFDPLGHNLLTAIVNPSNQQNEEDSEVPMDSVEMPHFRQRSFLPSQPVRRTPILHNFLHILSSRSPGAQAGGEQPRPIGEGGGTVGESPSLPLAQYPSSERGPPFPGCTQHLGMVCLCSRCSVSRSPSLVADSSSASPSDPRVTSDTPQPPPASTFSSARTEPRQPSERPSAFTSVYYSAGTSLHRTTPSGTEPHPSARPGPDWTRSLLNMREGGAGASMLPPRTSSSSSVSLLSVLRQQDASSHSPVYTSATEGRGFPTQGAEPGSRGGAGTSSGHHPFWDGSRSNTASFRNVLQCNLSRYFMEFDRMQDLESPLGGSVGDGSQEQSQELLNNNMDPDRPGPSSSSSSPTIIHYQPPLPPPPSNSLENNVPPAASRGHLNRCRACHNLLTFNHDSQRWERTSQTSSTSASTLEPTSSSSSFSSSSPWQHEEGRRALEAQTQERRAPPEPSEQQLPAAGAGGGAGTVAFPIAPSSSQPGEQTVGLVYNQDTAQWERVYRQAAASRSAEPPEALSQEMPVDPPDEDSLRRRLLESSLLSLSRYDMAGSRDHPIYPDPARLSPAAYYAQRMIQYLSRRDSIRQRSLRYQQNRLRAMSSSSDSPASNPSSSMDSSDVDFEELDDNGDRARHRTPRNARMSAPSLGRFVPRRFLLPEYLPYAGIFHERGQPGLATHSSVNRVLAGASIGDGQSAVASNIANTTYRLQWWDFTKFDLPEISNASVNVLVPNCKIYNDASCDISADGQLLAVFIPSSQRGFPDEGILAVYSLAPHNLGEMLYTKRFGPNAISVSLSPMGCYVMVGLASRRILLHPTTDHMVAQVFRLQQPHGGETSIRMVFNVVYPMAPDQRRHVSINSARWLPDPGMGLAYGTNKGDLVICRPVFYRSDGESPGESSSEPLFSVNNSGTSRTRGSDRPGPSRSGWRLDRDMGLMNAIGLQPRHPAPSVTSQGTQTPIIQLQNAETQTERDLSEPSVSQPALNGPQEGPSTSRGSEGPLEPSQTGRAQDGSQGDASAEANTSTANTGESPEFGSGEDALARIRRLIAEGGMTAVVQREQSTTMASMGGFGNNIIVSHRIHRGSQTGTGANRPPADPSMPASSSSGPLLLTLPQAQTQPYPQHQAQHQAQHQAQHQAQHQAQHQAQHQASSPSAEQLAPMWGPPLPAPQPPRLPLAVDMDDVFDGGRTDDDSLPGPSSSSLLLSSPSSSSSSSSSHSPLPNSNNSRASPNGYPGDPYSR, encoded by the exons ATGGCGTCCCGCCAGAGGAACTCGGTCCGGATCCTGTCCAACCGGGAGCGAGGCTCCCAGACGTTCGGCTCCCAGCggctcctgcagcagctggtggaggagaaagTCCGCTGGATGAAATGGCAGAGTCAG AAAGTGGAGCTGCCGGACAGCCCTCGATCAACGTTCCTGCTGGCCTTCAGCCCTGACCG GACTCTTATGGCTTCCACACACGTCAATCACAACATTTACATAACGGAGGTGAAGACTGGAAAGTGCCTGCATTCCCTAGTGGGCCACCGTAGAACCCCCTGGTGTGTGACCTTTCACCCCACCATCCCCGGCCTGGTGGCCTCCGGGTGCCTTGACGGCGAAGTCCGCATCTGGGACCTGCAT GGTGGGAGTGAGAGTTGGTTTACAGAGAGTAATGTTGCCATCGCCTCCCTGGCCTTCCACCCGactgctcagctcctcctgATCGCCACCAACAACGAGCTCCACTTCTGGGACTGGAGCCGACCCGAGCCCTTTGCCGTGGTCAAGACCGGCAGCGACACAGAGAGAGTCCG GTTGGTGAGGTTTGACCCTCTGGGTCACAACCTGCTGACAGCGATAGTGAACCCGTCCAATCAGCAG AATGAGGAGGACTCTGAGGTTCCTATGGACAGCGTTGAGATGCCTCACTTCCGCCAGCGCTCCTTCCTGCCCTCCCAGCCGGTTCGCCGCACACCCATCCTCCACAACTTTCTCCACATCCTGTCGTCGCGCTCTCCAGGGGCTCAGGCCGGAGGCGAGCAGCCGCGCCCCATCGGTGAAGGTGGCGGCACTGTGGGAGAATCTCCCAGCTTGCCTCTGGCCCAGTACCCCAGCTCCGAGCGCGGGCCTCCCTTCCCTGGCTGCACCCAGCACCTGGGCATGGTCTGCCTGTGTAGTCGCTGCTCCGTCAGTCGCAGCCCCTCCCTGGTGGCCGATAGTTCCTCTGCCAGCCCCTCTGATCCCAGGGTGACGTCTGACACTCCCCAGCCTCCCCCCGCTTCCACCTTCTCCTCGGCCCGTACGGAGCCCAGACAGCCCTCGGAGCGCCCCTCGGCCTTCACCTCGGTCTACTACAGCGCCGGCACTTCTCTTCACCGCACCACACCGAGCGGCACCGAGCCCCACCCCTCTGCCAGGCCGGGACCCGACTGGACACGCAGCCTGCTGAACATGAGGGAGGGCGGGGCTGGAGCCAGCATGCTGCCTCCCAGaaccagctcctcctcctccgtcagcCTCCTGTCAGTGCTCCGTCAGCAGGACGCCTCGTCTCACTCCCCCGTCTACACCTCAGCCACTGAGGGGAGGGGCTTCCCCACACAGGGAGCCGAGCCCGGGAGCAGAGGAGGCGCCGGTACAAGCAGCGGGCATCACCCGTTCTGGGACGGCTCCCGCAGCAACACGGCCTCCTTCCGCAACGTGCTGCAGTGCAACTTGAGCCGCTACTTCATGGAGTTTGACCGCATGCAGGACCTGGAGTCTCCACTAGGGGGCAGCGTGGGGGACGGCAGCCAGGAGCAGAGCCAAGAATTGCTGAACAATAACATGGACCCAGACAGACCCgggccttcctcctcctcctcctcccctaccATCATCCACtaccagccccccctcccccctcctccctcaaaCAGCTTGGAGAACAAtgttcctcctgcagcctctcgAGGCCATCTGAACCGCTGCCGGGCCTGCCACAACCTGCTCACCTTCAACCATGACTCTCAGCGCTGGGAGCGCACCAGCCagacctcctccacctccgcctccaCCCTGGAGCCcacttcttcatcctcctccttctcttcctcctccccttggCAACATGAAGAGGGCAGGAGGGCGCTAGAGGCCCAGACCCAGGAGAGGAGGGCGCCTCCGGAGCCCAGCGAGCAGCAGCTGCCTGCTGcaggggcaggtggaggagcaggaacAGTGGCCTTCCCCATTGCCCCTTCCTCCAGCCAGCCTGGCGAGCAGACGGTGGGCTTGGTGTACAACCAGGACACGGCGCAGTGGGAGAGGGTGTATCGGCAGGCCGCTGCTAGCCGATCGGCAGAGCCACCGGAGGCCTTAAGCCAAGAAATGCCTGTCGACCCCCCAGATGAAGACTCACTGAGGAG GAGACTGTTGGAATCATCTCTGTTGTCTTTGTCTCGCTATGACATGGCAGGATCCAGAGACCACCCCATTTACCCCGATCCAGCCAG GCTATCTCCAGCAGCTTACTACGCCCAGAGGATGATCCAGTATCTGTCCAGGCGGGACAGCATTCGCCAGCGTTCGCTTCGCTACCAGCAGAACCGCCTGCGGGCCATGTCCTCTTCCTCAGACAGCCCAGCCAGCAACCCTTCCAGCTCCATGGACAGCAGTGATGTAGACTTTGAGGAGCTGGA tgATAATGGAGACCGAGCGAGGCACAGGACGCCGCGGAACGCCAGAATGTCTGCGCCCTCGCTGGGTCGCTTTGTCCCACG GCGCTTCCTTCTTCCTGAGTACCTGCCCTACGCTGGAATCTTCCATGAGAGGGGGCAGCCTGGCCTGGCCACACACTCCTCTGTCAACAGAGTGCTAGCCG GGGCGTCGATTGGAGACGGCCAGTCTGCGGTCGCCAGCAACATCGCCAACACCACCTACCGACTGCAGTGGTGGGACTTCACCAAATTTGACCTTCCTGAGATCAGCAATG CCTCAGTCAACGTTCTGGTGCCAAACTGTAAGATCTACAACGATGCGAGTTGTGACATCTCTGCAGACGGCCAGCTGTTGGCGGTCTTCATCCCCAGCAGTCAGCGGGGTTTTCCAGACGAGGGCATCCTGGCCGTCTACTCTCTGGCTCCTCACAACCTGGGAGAGATGCTCTACACCAAGAGATTTG GTCCGAATGCGATCTCAGTCAGCCTGTCTCCGATGGGCTGCTATGTGATGGTCGGCCTGGCCTCCCGCAGGATCCTGCTGCATCCCACCACCGACCACATGGTGGCGCAAGTCTTCCGCCTGCAGCAGCCACATGGAGGAGAGACCTCCATCAGG ATGGTGTTCAACGTGGTTTACCCCATGGCTCCGGACCAGAGACGCCACGTCAGTATCAACTCGGCTCGCTGGCTGCCCGACCCGGGGATGGGCCTGGCTTATGGAACCAACAAGGGAGACCTGGTCATCTGCCGGCCCGT GTTCTACCGGAGCGACGGGGAGAGCCCAGGAGAATCCAGCAGCGAACCTTTATTCTCCGTCAACAACAGTGGAACCAGCCGGACCCGCGGGTCTGACAGACCAGG GCCAAGTCGCTCTGGCTGGAGACTGGACAGAGATATGGGTTTGATGAATGCGATTGGCCTTCAGCCCAGACACCCCGCCCCTTCAGTGACATCACAAGGAACTCAGACGCCAATCATCCAGCTGCAGAACGCTGAGACGCAAACAGAGAGGGATCTATCAGAGCCGAGCGTCTCCCAGCCAGCACTCA ATGGCCCTCAGGAGGGTCCGTCCACAAGCCGAGGTTCTGAGGGGCCGCTAGAGCCGTCCCAAACCGGCAGAGCCCAGGACGGGTCCCAGGGGGACGCCTCAGCAGAAGCTAACACATCCACAGCTAACACTG GAGAGTCTCCAGAGTTCGGTTCAGGAGAAGACGCTCTGGCACGAATCCGCCGGCTGATCGCTGAAGGCGGCATGACCGCTGTGGTCCAGCGGGAGCAGAGCACCACCATGGCCTCCATGGGCGGCTTTGGAAACAACATTATCGTCAGCCATCGCATCCACCGTGGCTCCCAGACCGGCACAGGAGCCAACCGCCCCCCCGCCGACCCCTCCATgccagcctcctcttcctcaggtcCTCTCCTGCTCACCTTGCCCCAGGCCCAGACCCAGCCCTACCCCCAGCACCAGGCCCAGCACCAGGCCCAGCACCAGGCCCAGCACCAGGCCCAGCACCAGGCCCAGCACCAGGCCCAGCACCAGGCTTCCAGCCCCTCTGCGGAGCAGCTGGCCCCCATGTGGGGCCCCCCGCTGCCCGCCCCCCAGCCCCCCCGCCTGCCTCTGGCTGTGGACATGGACGATGTGTTTGATGGGGGACGGACGGACGATGACTCCCTGCCTggtccctcctcttcctccctgctcttgtcttccccctcttcatcttcttcatcttcatcctctcaTAGTCCCCTccccaacagcaacaacagccgCGCTAGCCCAAACGGTTACCCTGGCGACCCTTACAGCAGGTAG